One part of the Mya arenaria isolate MELC-2E11 chromosome 3, ASM2691426v1 genome encodes these proteins:
- the LOC128229130 gene encoding tyrosine-protein kinase-like otk isoform X2, translating into MRSPELLDYVTRTCLLALQLASLLASGLGFRLNSRDHAPRPYFTRDETNVTFIVGDTAKLMCGVMDIGTKLVTWKRDTSLEPLTIGDTTFAQRTDYEVHHIDPYWNLLIKNVQLKHAGTYECQISTKDKMKRTVHLNVIDDHKRRKPAINITGQQHVDKGQSIVLSCNATDTAAPPDHVDWFKDGNALHSNEANGVIITKKFSVTSRTISSILEIKNAKMSDKGTYTCRTSDKQVHSLNVNILNEKPINKRVTDDEEKLQPSRMEPATGSASVSYSNTHLILLVTFLVTWFNTSSRDKR; encoded by the exons GGCTCGGGTTTCGACTGAACAGCAGAGACCACGCCCCGAGGCCTTACTTTACAAGGGACGaaacgaatgtcacattcatcGTCGGAGACACGGCTAAACTCATGTGCGGAGTAATGGACATAGGAACAAAACTG gtaaCGTGGAAAAGAGACACTTCTTTAGAGCCATTAACAATCGGAGATACGACTTTCGCTCAAAGAACAGACTATGAAGTGCACCATATAGACCCTTATTGGAACTTACTCATTAAAAACGTGCAATTAAAACATGCTGGTACATACGAGTGTCAAATCAGtacaaaagataaaatgaaaAGAACTGTGCACTTAAATGTTATAG ATGACCACAAAAGAAGAAAACCGG CTATCAACATAACTGGACAGCAGCACGTCGACAAGGGACAATCAATCGTGTTAAGCTGTAACGCCACAGACACCGCAGCACCACCTGACCATGTGGACTGGTTCAAGGATGGGAATGCGCTCCACTCGAACGAGGCAAATGGAGTCATCATCACAAAGAAATTCTCTGTCACATCACGAACAATTAGTAGTATATTagaaattaaaaatgcaaagatGTCTGATAAGGGGACATACACGTGTAGGACGTCTGACAAACAAGTCCACAGTCTGAACGTTAATATATTGAACG AGAAGCCTATCAATAAAAGAG TTACTGATGATGAGGAAAAACTTCAACCTTCACGTATGGAGCCAGCTACGGGTAGCGCGAGCGTTAGTTATAGCAATACACATCTAATTCTGCTTGTGACGTTTTTGGTCACGTGGTTCAACACATCGTCACGTGATAAAAGATGA
- the LOC128229130 gene encoding tyrosine-protein kinase-like otk isoform X1 produces the protein MRSPELLDYVTRTCLLALQLASLLASGLGFRLNSRDHAPRPYFTRDETNVTFIVGDTAKLMCGVMDIGTKLVTWKRDTSLEPLTIGDTTFAQRTDYEVHHIDPYWNLLIKNVQLKHAGTYECQISTKDKMKRTVHLNVIDDHKRRKPAINITGQQHVDKGQSIVLSCNATDTAAPPDHVDWFKDGNALHSNEANGVIITKKFSVTSRTISSILEIKNAKMSDKGTYTCRTSDKQVHSLNVNILNAEKPINKRVTDDEEKLQPSRMEPATGSASVSYSNTHLILLVTFLVTWFNTSSRDKR, from the exons GGCTCGGGTTTCGACTGAACAGCAGAGACCACGCCCCGAGGCCTTACTTTACAAGGGACGaaacgaatgtcacattcatcGTCGGAGACACGGCTAAACTCATGTGCGGAGTAATGGACATAGGAACAAAACTG gtaaCGTGGAAAAGAGACACTTCTTTAGAGCCATTAACAATCGGAGATACGACTTTCGCTCAAAGAACAGACTATGAAGTGCACCATATAGACCCTTATTGGAACTTACTCATTAAAAACGTGCAATTAAAACATGCTGGTACATACGAGTGTCAAATCAGtacaaaagataaaatgaaaAGAACTGTGCACTTAAATGTTATAG ATGACCACAAAAGAAGAAAACCGG CTATCAACATAACTGGACAGCAGCACGTCGACAAGGGACAATCAATCGTGTTAAGCTGTAACGCCACAGACACCGCAGCACCACCTGACCATGTGGACTGGTTCAAGGATGGGAATGCGCTCCACTCGAACGAGGCAAATGGAGTCATCATCACAAAGAAATTCTCTGTCACATCACGAACAATTAGTAGTATATTagaaattaaaaatgcaaagatGTCTGATAAGGGGACATACACGTGTAGGACGTCTGACAAACAAGTCCACAGTCTGAACGTTAATATATTGAACG CAGAGAAGCCTATCAATAAAAGAG TTACTGATGATGAGGAAAAACTTCAACCTTCACGTATGGAGCCAGCTACGGGTAGCGCGAGCGTTAGTTATAGCAATACACATCTAATTCTGCTTGTGACGTTTTTGGTCACGTGGTTCAACACATCGTCACGTGATAAAAGATGA